The following nucleotide sequence is from Pseudobdellovibrionaceae bacterium.
ATTTAAGATGAATTTGAAATGAATGCCCAACGTCAAGCAAAGCATACACCGTATCAATACCCATTCCACCCTGACCAATTTCAATGGCATTAGCCCACAAACTTAAATTTTGGTGGTTTAAAAATACTCTTGAGTTCAGTTCATGTCTTTCATAACGTCTGCGGCTGTACAGAGGCGTATCAAATTTAATATCTGGATCATCTAAAGATTTAATACTGTGCTGTTGAAATTCGGATACATCTGCAACTTGGCTCCATGTTTTATCAGAAGATCTTCTGATAAAATCAAATGAATGAACTTTATTATCCTGAATCATTCTAATGACTTCAAAATAACCAAATGGTCCCAACCTTCTGTTGTCTTTCAGTATAA
It contains:
- a CDS encoding PilZ domain-containing protein; protein product: MTSENSDTTWFILKDNRRLGPFGYFEVIRMIQDNKVHSFDFIRRSSDKTWSQVADVSEFQQHSIKSLDDPDIKFDTPLYSRRRYERHELNSRVFLNHQNLSLWANAIEIGQGGMGIDTVYALLDVGHSFQIHLKYDQSLNLNALVKVVSKRSWKNPLDNTFSFRYGLKFIKLDPKSKITLNQILDVFKQNKEAA